One Halobacterium wangiae genomic window, CGGCGCGCGCGACGGCGTCCTCGACGCGCTCGTACTCGCCGCCGTCGTGGAAGCTGTCCGGCGTGACGTTGAGGATGCCCATCACGGCGGTGCCGTCCTCCCACGGGTAGCCGTGGGTCTCGGGGCTCGTCTGGATGCCGAGGTCCTCGCGGAGTTCGCTGGCGAACACGGACAGGCCGTAGGGCTGCCCGTCGAGTTTCTCGCAGAGGCGCTTGAACTGCGCGAGCGTCCCCATCAGCACCGCGTCGAAGGTGCCCCGTGGCTGCTCGTTCAGCCCCGACAGCGAGCACTCCGCGCCGAGGCTCAACATCTCCTCCTTGAGGTACTGGGCCTGCCGCTTCTGCACCCGCGTCTTCACGACGCGGTGGACGCCCTTCGCGCGCATCCGCCAGACGCCCGGCGGGGTGACGTGCGCTCCCTCCAGCGTCTCGCGGGCCTCCGCGAGGTCCCGCACCTGCTTCGGGAGGTTCGTGCGCGTCCACCGCGTGCGCGCCTCCGCGACGGTGAACAGCGACCCCGTGACGAGCACCAGGTCGTCCTCGTTCGCCTCGTCCAGTGCGGCGTCGACGGCCGACTCTACAGAGCGTTTGACGGTCGTCTCGCCGGCCCCCGCCTCCGCGAACACGGTCGCGAGCACGTCGGCGTCCTCCGCGCGGTCGGTGTCCGGTTCGCAGACCCACGCGTGGTCCGGCGTCGGGAGCGCCGCGGCCATCCCGCGGTGGTCCTTGTCGTGCATCGCGCCGAAGACGTAGAGCAGGCGGTCGTAGTCGAACTCCGCGACGGTGTCCGCGAGCGCCTCGCAGGCGCCGGTGTTGTGCGCGCCGTCGAGCGCGACGACGGGGTCGGCGCCCATCACCTCGAAGCGGCCCGGCCAGTACGCCTTCCGGAAGCCGCGCGCGACGGTGTCCGGGTCCACGTCCGCGACCTGCCGGGCGAGCACCGCGGCGACGCCCGCGTTCCTAGCCTGGTAGGCGCCGAGCAGCGGAATCCGTGCGTCGACCGACCAGTCGGCTCCTGCCAGCGAGACCGCGGCCTCCGTGTGGTTCGTGCGTCCCTCGTAGCGGACTACCACGTCGACGCCCACCCCCTCCTCCCCGACGGCGACGACGTCGCCCGCCTGCTCGCGGACCGCCTCGAGTGCGCTCCCCGTGGTCGCCGTCACGAGCGGGTTGTCGGCGGGCGCGACGTGGGCCTTGTCGCGGGCGATCTCCTCGACCGTGTCTCCGAGCACGCCAGTGTGTTCGAGCGTCACCGAGGTGACCGCGCTCGCCTCGGGGTCGACGACGCTCGTCGCGTCGTAGCGGCCGCCGATGCCCACTTCCAGCACCGCGACGTCGACGTCCTGTCGGCCGAACTCCCAGAGCGCCATCGCCGTCACGACCTCGAAGAACGTGGGGGCGTCCCCGTCTGCCGCACGCTCGTTCACGCGCGGCCGGATCGCGTCGACGAACTCGGTGAGCGCCAACTTCGACATCCGGCGGCCGTTCACCGTCACGCGCTCACGCACGTCGTCGAAGTGCGGGGACGTGTACAGCCCGACGTCGAGGCCCGCCTCCCGGAGCGTGGACTCCACGAGTCGGGCGGTGCTGCCCTTCCCGTTCGACCCCGCGACCTGCACGTACCGCGTTCCCTCGTGGGGGTCGCCGAGCGCCGACAGCAGGTCCGCCGTCGAGTCCGTGCCAGGCTTCGGCCGGTAGCGGCGGAGGTCGAGGAGGAAGTTCGCCGCCTCGTCGTATCGCATAGTCGAATCGAGCGTACCGGCCCGCATTAGACTGTCGGACCCGGTTGCGCTCCGGGCCGCGCCGTCCCACCGCTGGCGGCGAACTCGCTCGCTGTGGCGCGTGACAACGGGATACGTCAAACGGCCGTTTGTGTATTCAGAATACATTTTCCACCCCCCGACGATGGACGGGTATGGAACGACGTAGGTTCCTCGCTGGCCTGACCGCCACAGTTCCGCTCGCCCTCGCGGGCTGTATAGGTGGCCAGGACGACGAAGACGACACCTCCACGACTGCACCGACAGACGACACGACTACGCAGACCCCCGACGACACGACGACCACGACGACCGACTCCGGGCCGCTGTCGGTCGGCGACGCCGTCAGCCTCGGAGACGGCCGCGAACTCGCCGTCGTAGACGCCGGCGCGTCGGCGTTCGCCGTCACGCGCGGCACCGGCGCCGAGCAGGTCCACGCGAGCGACGACGAACGGTTCGTCACCGTGAAGTTCGCGCCGACCGGCATCGACGACTACCAGTCGTTCGTCGCGGAGAACGTCACCCTCACCATCAACGACGAGGAGACGTTCGCCGACCCGGTGTTCCCGCTGGGCGGCGGCTCGAACCGGTTCGACGCCGCCTACGCCATCCCGAGGGACCTCACCCCCTACACTGCGACGGTCTCCGTCGA contains:
- the folP gene encoding dihydropteroate synthase; its protein translation is MRYDEAANFLLDLRRYRPKPGTDSTADLLSALGDPHEGTRYVQVAGSNGKGSTARLVESTLREAGLDVGLYTSPHFDDVRERVTVNGRRMSKLALTEFVDAIRPRVNERAADGDAPTFFEVVTAMALWEFGRQDVDVAVLEVGIGGRYDATSVVDPEASAVTSVTLEHTGVLGDTVEEIARDKAHVAPADNPLVTATTGSALEAVREQAGDVVAVGEEGVGVDVVVRYEGRTNHTEAAVSLAGADWSVDARIPLLGAYQARNAGVAAVLARQVADVDPDTVARGFRKAYWPGRFEVMGADPVVALDGAHNTGACEALADTVAEFDYDRLLYVFGAMHDKDHRGMAAALPTPDHAWVCEPDTDRAEDADVLATVFAEAGAGETTVKRSVESAVDAALDEANEDDLVLVTGSLFTVAEARTRWTRTNLPKQVRDLAEARETLEGAHVTPPGVWRMRAKGVHRVVKTRVQKRQAQYLKEEMLSLGAECSLSGLNEQPRGTFDAVLMGTLAQFKRLCEKLDGQPYGLSVFASELREDLGIQTSPETHGYPWEDGTAVMGILNVTPDSFHDGGEYERVEDAVARAEEMVAAGVDVIDVGGESTRPGADPVSLETELDRVLPVVERLADLDVLVSVDTRKAEVGRRALEAGADILNDVTGLEDPEMRFVAAEYDAPLVVMHSINAPVEPGEDVHYDDVVEDVVGELAERVLLAEKAGLPREKIIVDPGVGFGKSATESFEILDRTDEFHALGCPVLVGHSQKSMFGAVDRYPDEGGYATTAATALATDRGADIVRVHDVEENVAAVRVAEEMRDGDDRA